The nucleotide sequence CTTGCGGGTAACGCAAGCAGACCTGTCAGTAGAATGGAAAACAGAACGCACAGCCCTGCCATTAAGCCGGAAAAGATTCTCATGTAAAATTGTCGGTTTAAGACTCCTAAAATACGGTTATAATTACTTACTAATCAACAGCCGATTGGATCGGTAAACCGTAGACCACCCAGCCAGGAGCTATCTTCAAAAAATGAAAATTTACTTAGATTTCTTGGTGTGACCACTGTTTTAGCTTAATTATCAGATATATAAAGTATTGTGCCTATATAGTTACTTGAATAAACTGACGTTTAGTAGTTTACAAACTTTTGAAATTTAAAATTGAACGTATATTTTTGGAGTATAGTCCTTACGTGTATTGTTGAATTAAGGGTATTAATCGTGGGTCTGAGTAAAACTACTTGTTAATCAGATGTTGCGGTTAGGCTATTAAATTCAGCAGAATATAGGTTCATGTGACTATACCCACCCGTTACTTAAAGCCTTAAAGCGCAACTTCCCCGTGAAGTAAGTGCATTGTTCAACTTGATGACAGATTTACAGAATCACCTGATCTACGTCGTTGATAATAATGACAGGGACTGCGGTATGTTGAAAGAAATAATGGACGATTACCGCATGTCCTGCCGACTACGTTTTTTTGGCAATGGTGCCGAACTGTTCATCCAACTGACTCACCGGCTGGATGGACGGCTACCCGACATGATCCTGATGGATCTGGACATGCCAATTATGAATGGCTTCGACACGCTTCGCTTGCTGAAAGCAATCGAGGAGTACCGGCGGGTTCCGGTCGTTGTCCGAACCACTCTGAATGAAGACGAGGTAATAAACCGCTGCTATGACCTGGGGTGTCAGGCTTACGTAGTCAAAACGGTTTATTCGAAGCATCTGGTCAACGTAATGCAGCTTTGCCTGAATTAACCCTTCGAAGGGTATAGTTCGGATAAAGTCCACAAATATCAGAGGTTTACGGCCTCGTAGTACGTTCCTACTTAAGGTTCATGGCCAACCTCAGGGCATTATCATTACGAACTTGCACGGGGTGAATACTTCATCAGAAGCGCCGATCTAAAAAACGCCGGAACATTACGTCAGTAACGTTCCGGCGTTTTTTAGACAATAGGAAACATGTCAGCCGTGACGCTTCCGGCTCATCCGGTCATTTGTTGCTCCGTGTACCTTTGGATAGGTACACGAGCCAACAGGAGAGCGAACGATGCGACAATTTTTAGAACCCGATGGAATTGCCGCCATCCACCGGCAGCGAAGCGCCGGTAATGTAGCGGGCGGCATCGGACGCCAGAAACACGGCCGCCCAGCCAATGTCTTCGGGCTTGCCAAACTTGCCCATGGGCGTTCGGCGCATGGCCCGGTCGCGCCGGTCGGGGTCATTGTTCATGGCCGTGCGGCTCATTTCGGTTTCAATGAACCCCGGCGCGATGGCATTGACGCGCACGCCCTGCCCCGAAAACTCCGACGCCAACACTTTTACCATGCCCTCAACGGCCGATTTGGAGGCTGCATAGGCTACAACGCGGTCAATGCCGTAGTAGGCTGCCATTGACGAGATCATGATGATCGAGCCGCTGCGCCGTTCGATCATGCGCTGCGCACAGGCGCGCGTCAAACTAAACACAGAGTTCAGGTTGGTATGGACGATCCGGTCGAAATCCTCGTCAGAAACTTCCAGCGCCGGTTTTTTCATGTTAATCCCGGCGTTGTTAATCAGGATGTCGATAGGTCCGTAATCAGCTTCGATTTCTTCAACCAGGCCGTCGAGCGACGCCCGCGCCGTCACGTCGTTGACCTTATAATGAGCCTGCCGACCGAGTGATTCGACGGCTTGCTGAAGCGGCTGCTCGCGCCGACCCGTAATGATGACGGTGGCGCCGGACAGGACCATGCAGCGGGCAATGTCCAAGCCAATTCCGCTACCACCGCCCGTGATGAGGGCCAGTTTCCCGGCCAGTGAAAAAACAGAGGAATAAGCCGGAGCTTCGGCCGGTTGCCCCGCAGGGCTGGTATGTGTCTGTTCCATTATACTTGGTTGAAGGTGGCAAAGTCTCAGATTCAGCGAATGGGTGTGTCCCGCGAATCGGCGTAGGCTTTGCTGAAATCAATCTTGTTGACCTGCCCTACTACGTAGCGGATACCCTGAAAAATATGCTGCACGTAAGTTGGGTCTTCGTAATCTTTTTTGTGGTGGCCGAGGGTAGTGCACCACGTATGCCCCCCGTCGAAATTATAATACCAGACGGACGGATAAAGCTGCGTATAAGAGCCTGCGTTCTGCTTTATTTTGTCGGGTTCTTTGTTAAGATCGAGCGACGTAAGATCGTTCGCCATAATGACCGTTGGGCCGGGCGACATGTCTTTGGCGAAATAAAATTCATCCTCTTTCTCCCACACTTTCGGTAACCCCTGCACCGATGGGTGGCTGGAGTCGATTACGTCGATTCTAATTTTCTGGAATGGCGGATGCCAGGAAAACGTACCGCCAATCATGCGCTTAAACCAGGCCCAGTTCCGTTCAGTACCCATGACAGAGTGAATCCCGACGAACCCGCCCCCGGCTTCAATATAGCGCCGGAAGGCCAGCCGCTGCGCGTCGGTATCGAACACGTCGTTGTTGGTGCTGGGAAAAATCAGGGCTGAATACTGCTTCAGATTAGCTTCCGTAAAGACAGTCGGCTGATCCGAAACATCCACTTTAAAGCCGTGCTGCTGACCGAGTTTCTGAAGGCAGGCAACGGCGTTGGGAATGTTATCGTGGACGTAGCCTTTCCCGTTTTTGGTGTACACCAGCACGCTGACCTTTTTCCAGTTGATGGGGTCTTTGGCCCAACTTAACTCCGTAGCCAGCAAAGCAAAAAACAAACTGGACAGCAGTACCGCCCTGAATTGGTTCATATGGAATCGGATCAGTTATTTCTTTAGGTGAATTGTCTCGGCCTGTTTCTGAGCTTTGAGCGCCAGTTCCGTCGCCAGAAAGCAGTGCTCCTGCGACATGGCCGTTTCGGTCCGGTTCAAAATGTCATCCACAAGCTGTTCGCCGTAGGGCAGCGGCTCTTTACTGCAATCCAGGTAGCGAGTCTCTTTATGATCGGTGATAAAGAGGTGGTTACCGCCCGGATGACCAGCCGGGTCAATATTCTTGCGGAGTTCGATGAAGCCATCCGTACCGAGGATCGTCAGCCGACCATCGCCCCACGATTTAAGCCCGTCGGGCGTAAACCAGTCGACCCGGATGTAGCCGGTGCCGCCATCGCCCCGCAGCATGACGTCGCCAAAATCTTCGAACTTAGGATACTGCGGGTAATGAACATTGCCGACCTGCGAGGCTACAATTTCCGCTTTTTTCGAGCCGGTAAAAAACAGAAATTGATCGAACTGGTGCGAGCCGATATCGCAGATAATTCCGCCAAAGCGTTTTTTGTCGAAAAACCAATCGGGCCTTGATTTCGGCGTCATGCGGTGTGGTCCCAGACCGATGGTCTGAATAACATTGCCAATCGCGCCGGCTTTGACCAGCTCGCCAGCCTTAACGGTGGCCCGGTTTTCGAGCCGTTCGCTGTACATGATCGAATAAATCCGCTTGGTTTCTTTCTGAACCCGACGCACATCGGCGAGCTGCTCAAGCGTCGTGATGCCGGGTTTGTCGGTCATGAAATCTTTCCCGCTCCGCATTACCTGAATACCCAGCGGAGCGCGCTCTTCCGGAATACCGGAGGTCAGCACGAGCTGGATAGATTTGTCATTCAGAATTTCCTGCTCATTGCGAGCCTGTTTGGCCTGTGGGTAGCGCTTGGCAAAAGCCGCAACCAGGTCGGCTTCCGGCGCGTAGAAGGAAACCAACTCGCCACCGCCCCGGATCACGGCTTCCACCTGGCTGTAAATATGCCCGTGGTTTATTTTGATGACCGAAAACCGGATACGGGGTGCTGCAGACTTCCTCGGCAGAATGGCTGCCGACTGACACGTAACGACTTTGGGCGCGGCCAGCGTTTCGGTAGACAGACCGGGCATCATGAATAGGCCAGCGGCCGTCGTAATGGATTCCTTGATAAATGTGCGCCGATTATCCTGTGCGTCTTTCATCCGGGTTGTTAGGTTTTGAGTGGGTCGGTTTTGAATCTATTTACTGGCGAGCGTTGCTGATGGTTTTGATTTTTTGGCCAGTTCGAGCGCCTGCGTCGTGGTGTAATACTTGGCAATCATGTTGGGCACCTCCCAGGCCGGCATCTTGCCCGCTTTCAGGTACTGCAGGTATTTTTCGGTTACTCGTCCGAAGTGAGCTTCATGGCCTTCCTTGTACTTTTCGGGGATAACGATCTCCCAGCCCTTGGCCACTTTTTTCAGTTCAACGCCCGGAAACTCCTTCTGAATGGCAGGCAGCGTACTGTTCAGCGCCGACTCCAGGCCGGTATTGCCCGACACGGCTTCGACGTAAAGCGTAGGTTTATACTGCTGTTCGGCTCCCTGGCGGATAATCAGATTGGCTTTGGTGCCGCGCATGATCGAGTAGTGCGTATCGCCCGCGCCCTCCGGGGCTTTGTAGGCCCACGTAACGGAAACTTTAGCGTGCACTCCGCGAAGCTGGTAGTTGATCTCGCCGTTGCTAAACACCCGCAGAACGCTGTCGTTCACAACGTCTTTTTTCAGGTAATCCGGAAAAGCTGCTTGCTTGGTGATGGCTTTGAACTGGCTCAGATTCATGTCGGTTGTCCATCGCCGGGCCGAGGTTAGCTGAATATCTTTCTGGTAGTCAATTGTTTGTTCTGGAAAACATTCCCACTGCACCAGATCGACGAGGTGAGTCGTTACGTCTACAATCCCTTCACCCTGCTGCGCTACGTCCATGAACCAGGCCGGTCGGGTGAGTATGCTACCCGATACGTTCTTGTAGAAGTGATGAACACTTTCTTTCGTGACGGCCGGGTTGTCGGGCGTTCCTTTTTCGAGCGTGCCGAACACGGCAGCCTGCTGCGAAAATGCCCGCTGCAGCATGGTCGTGATTTCGTACCGCTCGGTCATGATGTCATAAAGCAACACATTTTTCTTCTCCGCCGTCGCAAAAGCCTGTTTCAGTTTGTCGAAGTTCGACGCGCTGATGACCATGGGCTTATCGGCCAGGACGTTGAATCCCGCGTCAATGGTCTTCCCGATATAATCCGTTTTCAGCCGGTTATTCCCCGCCATCACCACTACGTTCCCCGCTTTTTCGGCGAGCATCTTATCCAGAAAATCAGGTCCCCGGTACACCTCTTCTTTCCAGTGTGTCGGATCATCGGGGCGGGTGTTGTAGGTCTGAATCTTGTCTAGATACAACTGAAGATCGGGACCGTCCGGTGCGTAAACGTGCACCATCGAATCGACGCCTTCGTACATGGTTTTCTGCACCAGAGCGGCATGAAAATGGCCGGGGTCCAGCGTAATCAGGCGAATGGCATCGGAATCTGTCCGGCTCTTTTCCGGCGACTGACAGGCAACAAGTGTAGTAGCCATAAGCAGCCAGCTAACGGCGGGGATTAACTTCATTGAGAGATGGGGTTAACGCTACATTGATTTGCGGCCATGGTTTAATGGCCTTTTGCAGCCGCCATCATTTTGATCGCATACGGTGCCCGTTGCGGCCGCGACAGCAGTTTATTGGCTTCGGGATCGTTTTTAAATTGCTCTTTCTGGGGGTCCCAGTACAGCTTGCGGTTCAGCTTCATGGCCGCGTGGTGGAGCAGGCAGGCCGAGCAGGAGCGGTGGCCGATCTCGGCGGGCGCGATGGGCTGCTTCCGGCTGACGACGCTCTCCAGCCAGTTGCCGTGGTGCTCTTTGCTGACGGTCAGATGCGTTTCGTTCGGGCCAATGACCGACGTAAGCAGTTTCGGGTTGCTGGCGTCCAGCTTTTTGGCCGCGTTCTGTTTGGCTACCGGGTCGCTGGCCGTAACCGACGAATCGCCCCGCGAAACGAAAATCCAGCCGTCGGTGCCTTCAAACCGTATGCCGTTGGGAATCTCGTTGCTGACGATCATGTGAACGCCGTTTTCATAGACGGCTTCGGTCCGGAAGATACCGTGAACATCCCACAGGCCGCTTTTCGGGAAATCGGCTTTACCCCAGATTTCTACCGGGCCCGTATGCTCGGTATTCATGGCCCAGTGGGCGCAGTCGATGTGGTGCGAACCCCAGCCGGTAATCATACCCGCGCCAAACTGTTCGCAGCGTAGCCAGCCCGGCCGGTCGTAACCACTCTGCGGATGCACTCGCTTTTCGGTATAATAGACCTCGGGCGTAGTGCCCAGCCACATATCGTAATTAAGGTTCTTCGGCACGGGCATCTGCGGTTCCTCGTCGCCACCGGGGTCGCCGGGCAGGCCGACATACACGGTTTTTAACTGACCGATCCGCCCGTTGCGTACCAGTTCGGCGGCATACCGGAACTGCTCGGACGAGCGCTGCTGGCTGCCCACCTGCACAATCTGCTTCGACTGGTTCACCACATCGGCCATCATCCGGCCCTCGGAGATAGTCAGCGAAGCGGGCTTCTGCATATACACGTCTTTCTTCGCCCGGACCGCATCAATCACAATGGGCGCGTGCCAGTGGTCGGGCGTGCTGACCAGTACCGCGTCGATGTCTTTATTATTCAGCAGTTCGCGGTAGTCAGTATAAACCCGCACACCATCGTAGTTGCTTTTGCCGGTTTTCTTGGCATACACACTATTGACAAGCGTCTTGGCGTCATTGGCGCGGTTGCTGTCCAGATCGCAGACGGACATGATGAGCGCATTGTCATACTGCCAAACGCCCGGCATATCGTGACCACGGGAAATGCGTCCGGTGCCAATCGCGCCAACGTTAATCCGGTTACTCGGGGCGTTTTTGCCAAATACCGATGCGGGTACAATCGTCGGGAAGCCGCTGATAACGGCAGTGCTCAGAGCCCCCTGGGCGCTTGTCTTTAGAAATTTCCGTCTCGACAGCGAGGTTATATCGGGTTTGATCATGGTTCTTGCGGTTTCGGAATAGTTTATTGTATAAAGCCCCTCCGGCCAAACACCTACCTATTTTTTAGCAGGCAATTGCCGCTGAACAGCCTAACGCAGCTGGTACGTATTAACCAGTCGTTTGATGTCGTCGAGGGTTCGTTCCGGCTTTTTGAAGGGAGCCGGGATGGGTTGCCGGGAAAATGTCTGGAAATACAGCACGCACGCATCGCGCCACCACAGCGCTTCTTTGTGCTGCGTAGCCAGCCGTCCAGCTACGTCGGCATAGATTTCCGGATCAACGACGGGTTTAACCTGCGTCCATTGCCGCTGCATCCAGGCCACCGAATCGACGCCGGTATAATACCGGGTGCAGAGTTCGTCCCAGAGCGAGCGGCCCGTCGACAGCTTTTTGGTCCACGGTACGTGGTGAAACCAGAGCAGGTAGGGCAGGGGGCAAGTTTCGGCGTTGCCCCACAATTTCTGCACGTCGGGGGCGTATAAACTCAGCGCATTGCTGCCGGTGGCTGTCCGGTCAAAGCCTACCCCAATGGAGTCGGCGCGGTGGTAATACGTATGATTCCAGTCGGGCCGGGATGCGTTGGCTTTCCAGGGTTCGGGACCGTAGTGAATCCCGTAGCCCATAATGTGATGCAGACCGAGCGGGGTGGTGTAATCCACGTAAATCTCCCGCGAACGCAGCATCAGGTTCGTGATCTGGCTAACGGCCGCTGGCTCGTTGGTCAGGGTCATGTTTACCCACTCACGGGCAATCGCTTCCGACGATAACGTATGATCCCACGCCAGCCGCCCGAAGGCATACCAGTTAGCCTGTCCCATCGTATGCCCCGTCCAGTTTCGGTCGGAGCCGGTGTTGGCTACGCCCGCCATGGCCGTTATGGGGTAGCCATGTAGACTGCCGTCAATTACTTTGGCGACCGTTGAGCCTTTGCCTTTCGCGTAGGTGTCCGACTCCAGACATTCTTTGAAGAGGGGCGCTTCGTAAACCAGATGCGTTGCAAAGCCAAGGTATTCCTGGGTGATCTGGAACTCCATGGCCAGTGGCGTTCTGGGCATGGCTCCGAACAGGGGCGAGAAGGGTTCCCGCGACTGGAAATCAATGGGGCCGTTCTTGACCTGCACGATTACTTTCCTATTAAACTGCCCGTCGAAGGGTTTGAACTCTTCGTAAGCCGCTTTGAACCGGTCGCCTTTGGGATCGGCTTTGTAAACGAACGAACGCCACATAACCACGCCGTCATAAGGAGCCAGGGCTTCGGCCAGCATGTTGGCCCCATCGACATGCGTCCGGCCGTAATCCTGCGGACCGGGTTCGCCTTCGGAATTGGCTTTGACCAGAAAGCCGCCAAAGTCCGGAATGGCCGCATAGATTTCTTTCGTTTTATTGGCCCACCACTGCCGGACCTGCGGGTCGAGCGGGTCGGCCGTGTTCAGACCGCCGATGGTTTTGGGCGCCGGAAAATATACCGACAGATACACCCGGATACCGTAAGGGCGGAAGACGTTCGCCAGGGCCGCTACCTTTTCCAGATACTCCCCCGTCAGAAAGCGGGAGCTGGCATTGACGTTATTGACGACGGTGCCATTGATACCCAGCGACGCATTGGCGCGGGCGTAATCGCGGTAGCGCGGGTCAATGCGCTCGGGCAGTTCATACCATTTCCAGAGCGACGAGCCCGCATACCCCCGTTCGATGGTGCCGTTTACGTTGTCCCAGTGGTTCAGCAACCGATACCGTACTTTGGGGCTGCTGGTCAGCGCGATACCTTCTAGGGACTGGAGCGTCTGGACCTGACGCAGCAGGGCAAATGCCCCGTAGAGGACCCCCGCGCTGCTTTTGCCGGTAATGACCAGGTTGTTCTGACGCCGGGTAATCTGGTAGCCTTCGTCATTGAGCGACTGGCTCTCGGCTCCCGTTCCGGTGGTCAGGATAATGCCGCCGGTTTTATTCGGGACACTGGTGATAATTGGAACAGGTTTACCCAGAAGCCCCTGCAAACCGGCCTGTAATTCCTGGGCGGCTGTTTTTAGAACCGGGTCAGATGAGGCCCGGCTGTTGTTCTGGATGGAAATAAACTGCGCCGAACGGGCGTAGGCTTCCCGTTTGCCTGCGTCCCTAAGCAGGTCATATTTCAGCCAGAGCCGGTAACCATCGTCGGCGCGACTGCTGTTCGCCAGAAGTAACAGGACCAGCAGGAAGCAGCCTATATGTTTACCCTTCATGGTTTTCTTCGGCTAGATCCTGCGAAACGATTTCTTCCCGCTCCGCCAGTGATCGGGTGATGCCAAGTTCCAGCCCCCGGATTTCGGCCAGACCGCGCATACGACCAATGGCCGAGTAGCCGGGATAGGTTCTCTTATGCAAATCGTCGAGCATCTGGTGGCCGTGGTCGGGGCGCATTGGGATAGACGGTTCGCCCACGCCCAGCCTGGCGCGTCGCTGCTGTTCCTGCACAATGGCTTTCACAACGGCATACATATCGACGTCGCCCGCCAGGTGGTCGGCCTCGTGGAAATTACGGGGGTTCTCTTCCCGCTTCGTGGTGCGCAGGTGAATGAAATGAATCCGCTCACCAAAACGCTGGATCATGCCCGGCAGGTCATTGTCGGCGCGGACGCCGAGCGAGCCGGTGCAGAACGTAATCCCGTTGGCCGTTACGTCGCTGGCTTCCATGAGTTGCGAAAGGTCGGCTTCAGTGCTGACTACACGCGGAAGTCCAAGCAGCGGAAACGGCGGGTCGTCGGGGTGAATGCACAGGTTGACGCCTGCTTCCTGGGCGACCGGGGCCACTTCCCGGATGAAATGATACAGGTTCTCGCGCAGGGCCGCATCGCCGATCTGAGCGTACTCGTCCAGCAGACCCTGGAAGGTTTCAAGCGTGAATCTTTCTTCCGAACCCGGCAGACCGAGCAGCACGATCGAGGATAATTCCAGAATACGCTCGGGCGACATCTGCGTAAACGCTTCGCGGGCCGCTTCGACAACCTCTGGTTCATAGTCAGCTTCGCAGCCGAGACGTTTCAGAATGCACAGGTCAAACACGGCAAAATCCTGCCAGACGAACCGCAGCGCCCGTGAGCCATCGGGCATCTGATACGTCAGGTTGGTTCGCGACCAGTCGAGCACCGGCATGAAGTTGTAGCAAACCGTTTTAATACCGCAGGCCGCCAGATTCCGGATCGATTGCTTGTAATTCTCGATATAGGTGGCCCGGCTCGGCCGCCCTTTCTTAATATCCTCGTGAACGGGCAGGCTTTCGACCACCGCCCAGTGCAGGGGCGTGTACTGGCCGTTGTCGGCTTCGATCAGCTGCTTTCGTTTCTCAATTTCGTCCACGGACCATACGGCCCCAACCGGTAGCTGGTGCAATGCCGTAACGATGCCTTCGCATCCGGCCTGCCGGATATCCATCAATGACACCGGATCGTTCGGCCCGAACCAGCGCATGGTTTGTAACATTCCCATTTTGTTTTACAGGTTATTTTTTTGCGGTGGGGCGGTTAAACTGCCGTTGGGCAAACTCCAGAAAAACAGGCCAGTCGAGCGAGTCAACGTGGCCGCCTTCGTGGTTGCGGAATGCCAGCTCGCCGTCGATCAGGGCGACATCCGGCGCGGGCATCTCGCTGGTTCCGACGCCTTTTGCCCCAAGGAGCTGATAAACTGGACTCGCGCCCACGCAGGCCAGAAACTCCCCTTTCGGATCGGCCCACTGGTCTTTGGTGCCGCCGGTAATGAACAATGGTCGCGGGGCGATGAGGGCCATCAGTTCGTGCGCATCGACCGGCATGGCAGCCCAGTTGCCGCCGTACTTGATAAAATTCGGCGCCATCCAGTGGTATTCGCCCGCGCCCGCTACGTTGTCAATCGTCTCGCCAAAATTTCGTTTTTCCAGCGATGCACCCATCGAGCCTGAACAGCTGGCGAAGACAATCGCCCAGCGTGAGTCCAGGGCGCCAGCCAGCAGGGCCGTTTTTCCCCAGCGGGAATGCCCCTGAATCCCGATCTGTTTCGGATTGATGCCTTTGTCTTTTTCAAAGTAATCGAGTGCCCGGCTCAGGCCCCAGCTCCAGGCTGCCAGAACGCCCCACTCGTCGGGCTGGCGATCTTTCCCGCCGTTCATGAGCCCGATAATGCCCTCGTGCAGACCCGCACCACTGTCCAGTTGGATAGCGCCTGTGTTGACGGTCGCCACTGCCCAGCCCGCATCAATCAATTTCTCGATGTTAGCCAATGGCTGTGGAAACGAACCCCAGACAATCACCATCAACGGCAGAGCACCCGCAGCATTGACCGGTCGGTAATACGTAACCGGAATACTCGGCGTTGCAGTCGGGTAGCGACTGTTGTCAATGCTGCCCAGGATGGTTTTCCGGGTGGCTTTGCCGTTCAGCACCGTACTGTCGGTGCTGGCAGGCGCAAAGCGTACGGAAGGCGTATTGGCCGGTGTTTTGCCGAAAATTTCGGTCTGGTACTCATTCAGGATCTCCGGGCGACGCTGCTTCCACCACTCGTTGGCAGTCGTTACAGGCTTACCGTTTTTTAGTTTGAGCGGGTCTGGCAGCGAATAATGGCTGGACGTGGTCTCATCGTAGTTTGTCCAGTTGCCCCATCCCGAGCGTACGTGCGTGTTGCCGGCTTGGTCGAACCAGTTCGTTGTGCCTTCTTTCGGTTTGAGGAAGGCGGGCCGTTTTGGATCGTCGGCGGGTGGTGGCAGGGAGGGTAGGACCAGATTGAGCCTATTCATCATCTTCTGCCAGTCGGCCTGGCTGGCTTCGCGCATCCGGTTCATGTACGCCGTTCGCTCTTCCGGCGTCATTTTCTGAAAATTGGGAGCCTGCGCGCTGGCCGTCTGCATGGACAGTCTAAAAGCCAGACTGACCGCAGCGAATGTCGTAGTAAGCTTTACAGAATTCATGAATGATTAATGTTTGCCAGCCCGGCGAAAAACGAAAATATACAGCAGTGTCCAGGCGACCAGGTAGGCTAGTCCGGCGATATAAAAAATGATATAATAGCCTTCCGACAACTGATCCAAGGCTTTATAATGATCCAGAATCCGGCCCACGAGCAGCGGAAAAATCGCACCGCCCAGTGTGCCGGCCATCGTGCCGAAGCCAACCACGCGGCTGAGGACCTGCTTGGGGAACTGATCGGCGGCAACGGTGAAAATATTGGCCGACCAGGCCTGGTGAGCCGCCACTGCCAGCGATAAAATGCCGATTACGGGCCACATGCTCCCCATCTGGCTGATGATCATCACCGGCGTTACGCAAATGGCAAACAGCGCCATTGCCCACTGCCGCGCCCGCGTCGGATTCCAGCCTTTCTGAATGAGCCGGGACGACAGCCAACCGCCCCCTACGCTGCCGATGGTAGCGGCCAGGTAGATAATGATCAGAGGAGCGCCCAGTTTTTTCAGGTCCAGGTGGTAGATACTCGCCAGGTAGGAGGGCAGCCAGAACAGAAAAAACCACCAGATGGGGTCGGTCAGGAGTTTGCCGCCCATGAAGCCCCAGATCGCCTTGTTGGCAAAAATCGGGTAACGGATGGGCGTTTCGTCGTTAACGATCTCGGTTGATGCCGCATCGGCCGTAATATACGCAAGTTCAGAAGGGCTAACGCGTTTATGCCGGGCGGGAACTTCATAGTAGAACCACCAGAAAACAATCCAGATGAACCCCAGCGCGCCGGTCACGATAAACGCCATCTGCCAGCCGGCCACCAGCGCCAGCCAGGGAACGACGGCCGGAGCCGCTACCGCACCGATGTTGGCGCCGGAGTTGAAAATGCCCACCGCCAGGGCCCGTTCTTTCTGGGGAAACCACTCCGCTACGGTCTTTATTGAAGCCGGGAAGTTACCCGCTTCGCCAATGCCCAGCAACGCCCGGGCTACCATAAACCCAGCCGTACCGCCTGCCATGGCGTGGCCCATAGCCGCCAGACTCCAGACCAGAATAGCGCCGATATACCCCAGTTTGGTGCCGATCTTGTCAATGATGTAGCCCGCCAGCAGGGTGCTTGAACCATAGAAAAAAGTAAAGACCGTAACGATATTGGCGTAGTCGGATTCAGTCCAGCTAAACTCTTTTTCCAGGATTGGCTTCAGCAGACTGATCACCTGCCGATCCAGGTAGTTGATCGTCGTGGCAAAAAAGAGCAGGCCCACAATGATCCACCGGTAATTGCTCCGGTTGGTTGAAAGAGGATCGGTCAGGGTGCTGCCGGCAGGTGTTGGGTTCTGAATCAAAATCGGGTTGGGATAAGAGTAAGCGGGTTTACAGAGAATTCAGGTCAGGACATTGGCCTGCTGGTCGTTACACAAAGAACGGCACGTCTTTCGGGGCGTATTTGCGCATACCTTCTTCATTGATTTCGACGCCGATCCCCGGCTTCTCGGAGAGAGGAATAAAACCATCCTTCACCATCGGGCCGTCGAACGTAACGATCTCCTTGAACATCGGCTCCTCGTGGAAATAAATCTGCCACTCCAGAATTAGGAAGTTAGGCACCGACGCGCAGACATGGCTCGATGCCATTGCCCCCAGATATGACGCGACCATGTGGGGGGCAAAGGGCACGTAGTACAGGTTCGCCAGGTTCGCAATGCGCTGGGCCTCGCCCAAGCCGCCAGCTTTCTGCAAATCGGGCATGATGATGTCTACCGCTCCAATTTCGAGCAGCCGCCGGAAGCCGTACGCCAGGTAATGGTTTTCGCCCGCGCAGATAGGCGTGTTCGAGGCTTCCCGGATCTGCTTATACGCTTCCGGGTTTTCGGCCGGGATCGGCTCTTCCAGAAACAGCAGGTT is from Spirosoma taeanense and encodes:
- a CDS encoding alpha-glucuronidase family glycosyl hydrolase; amino-acid sequence: MKGKHIGCFLLVLLLLANSSRADDGYRLWLKYDLLRDAGKREAYARSAQFISIQNNSRASSDPVLKTAAQELQAGLQGLLGKPVPIITSVPNKTGGIILTTGTGAESQSLNDEGYQITRRQNNLVITGKSSAGVLYGAFALLRQVQTLQSLEGIALTSSPKVRYRLLNHWDNVNGTIERGYAGSSLWKWYELPERIDPRYRDYARANASLGINGTVVNNVNASSRFLTGEYLEKVAALANVFRPYGIRVYLSVYFPAPKTIGGLNTADPLDPQVRQWWANKTKEIYAAIPDFGGFLVKANSEGEPGPQDYGRTHVDGANMLAEALAPYDGVVMWRSFVYKADPKGDRFKAAYEEFKPFDGQFNRKVIVQVKNGPIDFQSREPFSPLFGAMPRTPLAMEFQITQEYLGFATHLVYEAPLFKECLESDTYAKGKGSTVAKVIDGSLHGYPITAMAGVANTGSDRNWTGHTMGQANWYAFGRLAWDHTLSSEAIAREWVNMTLTNEPAAVSQITNLMLRSREIYVDYTTPLGLHHIMGYGIHYGPEPWKANASRPDWNHTYYHRADSIGVGFDRTATGSNALSLYAPDVQKLWGNAETCPLPYLLWFHHVPWTKKLSTGRSLWDELCTRYYTGVDSVAWMQRQWTQVKPVVDPEIYADVAGRLATQHKEALWWRDACVLYFQTFSRQPIPAPFKKPERTLDDIKRLVNTYQLR
- the uxuA gene encoding mannonate dehydratase; this translates as MGMLQTMRWFGPNDPVSLMDIRQAGCEGIVTALHQLPVGAVWSVDEIEKRKQLIEADNGQYTPLHWAVVESLPVHEDIKKGRPSRATYIENYKQSIRNLAACGIKTVCYNFMPVLDWSRTNLTYQMPDGSRALRFVWQDFAVFDLCILKRLGCEADYEPEVVEAAREAFTQMSPERILELSSIVLLGLPGSEERFTLETFQGLLDEYAQIGDAALRENLYHFIREVAPVAQEAGVNLCIHPDDPPFPLLGLPRVVSTEADLSQLMEASDVTANGITFCTGSLGVRADNDLPGMIQRFGERIHFIHLRTTKREENPRNFHEADHLAGDVDMYAVVKAIVQEQQRRARLGVGEPSIPMRPDHGHQMLDDLHKRTYPGYSAIGRMRGLAEIRGLELGITRSLAEREEIVSQDLAEENHEG
- a CDS encoding alpha/beta hydrolase family protein, translated to MNSVKLTTTFAAVSLAFRLSMQTASAQAPNFQKMTPEERTAYMNRMREASQADWQKMMNRLNLVLPSLPPPADDPKRPAFLKPKEGTTNWFDQAGNTHVRSGWGNWTNYDETTSSHYSLPDPLKLKNGKPVTTANEWWKQRRPEILNEYQTEIFGKTPANTPSVRFAPASTDSTVLNGKATRKTILGSIDNSRYPTATPSIPVTYYRPVNAAGALPLMVIVWGSFPQPLANIEKLIDAGWAVATVNTGAIQLDSGAGLHEGIIGLMNGGKDRQPDEWGVLAAWSWGLSRALDYFEKDKGINPKQIGIQGHSRWGKTALLAGALDSRWAIVFASCSGSMGASLEKRNFGETIDNVAGAGEYHWMAPNFIKYGGNWAAMPVDAHELMALIAPRPLFITGGTKDQWADPKGEFLACVGASPVYQLLGAKGVGTSEMPAPDVALIDGELAFRNHEGGHVDSLDWPVFLEFAQRQFNRPTAKK
- a CDS encoding MFS transporter, yielding MIQNPTPAGSTLTDPLSTNRSNYRWIIVGLLFFATTINYLDRQVISLLKPILEKEFSWTESDYANIVTVFTFFYGSSTLLAGYIIDKIGTKLGYIGAILVWSLAAMGHAMAGGTAGFMVARALLGIGEAGNFPASIKTVAEWFPQKERALAVGIFNSGANIGAVAAPAVVPWLALVAGWQMAFIVTGALGFIWIVFWWFYYEVPARHKRVSPSELAYITADAASTEIVNDETPIRYPIFANKAIWGFMGGKLLTDPIWWFFLFWLPSYLASIYHLDLKKLGAPLIIIYLAATIGSVGGGWLSSRLIQKGWNPTRARQWAMALFAICVTPVMIISQMGSMWPVIGILSLAVAAHQAWSANIFTVAADQFPKQVLSRVVGFGTMAGTLGGAIFPLLVGRILDHYKALDQLSEGYYIIFYIAGLAYLVAWTLLYIFVFRRAGKH